In Desulfovibrio sp. X2, a single genomic region encodes these proteins:
- a CDS encoding bifunctional cobalt-precorrin-7 (C(5))-methyltransferase/cobalt-precorrin-6B (C(15))-methyltransferase, with protein sequence MIEVVGIGLNPELLCGATCLAIADADVIVGGKRQLAAFPDAGGERIAITAPLGKVIDAIRARSDEGRRVVVLADGDPLFYGIGRTLIETLGAESVRIHPGVTTLQTAAARMGLPWQDIRVVSMHGRDDQAPLFAALTWYERVAVFTDDEHTPGTIARSLLERGATDYGMWVFEDLESPTERIGLYSLEHAVQERFSPLNMAVLERRRKAPLPLRLGIPDEDLAHEGDMITKWPVRAVGLASLAIEPEDVVWDVGAGCGAVSIEAAVLASDGEVVAVERDERRMEMLRENLRRTGAWSVLAVAGEAPDCLAGLPDPDRIFVGGGLGGGIGGGGSQGEEVLRACCRRLKPGGRITAHAVLLDSLSRAQSVFASLSWPTSIQQVQVSQSEILGPGTRLRGQNPVFVISATRPA encoded by the coding sequence ATGATCGAGGTCGTGGGCATCGGCCTGAACCCCGAACTTCTCTGCGGCGCCACCTGCCTGGCCATCGCGGACGCCGACGTCATCGTCGGCGGCAAGCGGCAGCTCGCCGCCTTCCCGGACGCCGGGGGCGAGCGCATCGCCATCACCGCGCCCCTCGGCAAGGTCATCGACGCCATCCGCGCCCGCTCCGACGAGGGCAGGCGCGTGGTCGTGCTCGCGGACGGCGATCCGCTCTTCTACGGCATCGGCCGCACCCTGATCGAGACGCTGGGCGCCGAGAGCGTGCGCATCCATCCCGGCGTGACCACGCTGCAGACCGCGGCCGCGCGCATGGGCCTGCCCTGGCAGGACATCCGCGTGGTCTCCATGCACGGCCGCGACGACCAGGCCCCGCTCTTCGCGGCCCTCACCTGGTACGAGCGCGTGGCCGTGTTCACCGACGACGAGCACACGCCCGGCACCATCGCCCGCTCCCTGCTCGAGCGCGGCGCCACGGACTACGGCATGTGGGTCTTCGAGGACCTGGAGTCGCCCACCGAGCGCATCGGCCTCTACTCCCTCGAGCACGCCGTGCAGGAGCGCTTCTCGCCCCTGAACATGGCCGTGCTCGAGCGCCGCCGCAAGGCGCCCCTGCCGCTTCGCCTGGGCATCCCGGACGAGGACCTGGCCCACGAGGGCGACATGATCACCAAGTGGCCCGTGCGCGCCGTGGGCCTCGCCTCGCTGGCCATCGAGCCCGAGGACGTGGTCTGGGACGTGGGCGCGGGCTGCGGCGCCGTGTCCATCGAAGCCGCGGTGCTGGCCAGCGACGGCGAGGTCGTGGCCGTGGAGCGCGACGAGAGGCGCATGGAGATGCTGCGCGAGAACCTGCGCCGCACCGGCGCCTGGTCCGTGCTCGCCGTTGCCGGAGAGGCCCCGGACTGCCTCGCGGGCCTGCCCGATCCCGACCGCATCTTCGTGGGCGGGGGGCTCGGCGGCGGCATCGGCGGCGGCGGCTCCCAGGGCGAGGAAGTCCTGCGCGCCTGCTGCAGGCGCCTGAAGCCCGGCGGACGCATCACCGCCCACGCCGTGCTCCTGGACTCGCTCTCCCGCGCCCAGAGCGTCTTCGCCTCGCTCTCCTGGCCCACCTCCATCCAGCAGGTCCAGGTCAGCCAGTCCGAGATCCTGGGACCGGGCACGCGCCTTCGGGGCCAGAACCCCGTCTTCGTCATCAGCGCCACGCGACCGGCGTAA
- the cbiD gene encoding cobalt-precorrin-5B (C(1))-methyltransferase CbiD, translated as MSRKGQALREGFTTGTAAAAAAKAATLALLGLLRPGAREPGDAADTPLLVDTPLPTGARLDVPVERATREGWGEDEAVRGLVIKDGGDDPDATHMARIEALVRLSDVPGVSVDGGRGVGRATLPGLPVAVGEAAINPAPRGQIAAAVAEALAQAQGAAGADVLIEVPEGERIAEKTMNARLGILGGISILGTRGTVRPFSHEAWTASVAQAMDVAKALGATTIALCTGGRSERFLRENLPALGLPDMPEHSIVQAADFFAFACREAASRGFARMVWGVFFGKLVKQAQALPNTHAHSAALDLDFLARRARAAGVAEPLAAQLPACATARHALEILRPSPALPGLLHELCRLAARAAAGFAASPQTDAPYSPQSGFSVSPESGFSARDGRTMLARCVLLDYDGTRLNDASSEEDRP; from the coding sequence ATGAGCCGCAAGGGCCAGGCCCTGCGCGAGGGCTTCACCACCGGGACCGCGGCGGCCGCGGCGGCCAAGGCCGCGACCCTTGCCCTGCTCGGGCTCCTGCGGCCAGGAGCGCGGGAGCCGGGAGACGCGGCGGACACGCCGCTTCTCGTGGACACCCCCCTGCCCACGGGCGCTCGGCTCGACGTGCCCGTGGAGCGCGCGACCCGCGAGGGCTGGGGAGAGGACGAGGCCGTGCGCGGCCTGGTGATAAAGGACGGCGGCGACGACCCGGACGCCACGCACATGGCCCGCATAGAGGCCCTGGTGCGCCTCTCGGACGTTCCCGGCGTCAGCGTGGACGGCGGGCGCGGCGTGGGCCGGGCCACCCTGCCCGGGCTGCCCGTGGCCGTGGGCGAGGCGGCCATCAACCCTGCGCCGCGCGGCCAGATCGCGGCCGCCGTGGCCGAGGCCCTGGCCCAGGCGCAAGGCGCTGCGGGCGCGGACGTGCTCATCGAGGTGCCCGAGGGCGAGCGCATCGCCGAGAAGACCATGAACGCGCGCCTCGGCATCCTGGGCGGCATCTCCATCCTGGGCACGCGCGGCACGGTGCGGCCCTTCAGCCACGAGGCCTGGACCGCCTCCGTGGCCCAGGCCATGGACGTGGCCAAGGCCCTGGGCGCGACCACCATCGCCCTGTGCACGGGCGGACGCAGCGAGCGCTTCCTGCGCGAAAACCTTCCGGCCCTCGGCCTGCCGGACATGCCGGAGCACTCCATCGTCCAGGCCGCGGACTTCTTCGCCTTCGCCTGCCGGGAGGCCGCAAGCCGCGGCTTTGCGCGGATGGTCTGGGGCGTCTTCTTCGGCAAGCTGGTCAAGCAGGCCCAGGCCCTGCCCAACACCCACGCCCACAGCGCCGCCCTGGACCTCGACTTCCTGGCGCGCCGGGCCCGGGCCGCGGGCGTGGCCGAGCCCCTGGCGGCACAGCTTCCCGCCTGCGCCACGGCCCGCCACGCCCTGGAGATCCTGCGCCCCTCCCCTGCCCTGCCCGGCCTGCTGCACGAGCTCTGCCGCCTGGCCGCCCGCGCCGCGGCCGGTTTCGCCGCTTCCCCCCAAACAGACGCGCCGTATTCCCCCCAATCGGGCTTTTCAGTTTCTCCCGAATCGGGCTTTTCCGCCCGGGACGGTCGCACAATGCTTGCGCGCTGCGTCCTCTTGGACTACGACGGGACCCGCCTGAACGACGCTTCCAGCGAGGAGGACAGACCATGA
- a CDS encoding cobyrinate a,c-diamide synthase, with protein sequence MKGLVVAGTRSGCGKTSLALGLMAALGRRGLRVAPFKCGPDFIDPAHHERACGRASHNLDGWMCGRSGVEEIFARHAQDADVAVVEGVMGLFDGFSGRDEAGSSAQVAKWLGLPVLLAADASSMARSAAAMVGGYLAFDPALPFVGVVLNRVASHNHAELLREACADLPAPLLGLLPREEGLALPARHLGLVLPGADHGAEGAEDAVRGRLADWVERSLDLDALLERLPDVSPAAPVRDAARPAAPRARIAVARDAAFRFYYHENLRLLEAAGAELLPFSPIADKRLPEGADGLYLGGGYPELYAYDLSNNAGLRREIRRFCEDDRPVYAECGGFMYLMDSMVDVNGLTCRMAGVFPFAARMNERFAGLGYRQVTTAADSLLGPAGTLARGHEFHYSSIPDEAYAQAGLYAVEDRKGPRERPDGFAAHTVAASYIHLHFGSNPLLARHFADACAAGRAGAAAAQTAEP encoded by the coding sequence ATGAAGGGACTCGTGGTCGCCGGGACCCGCAGCGGCTGCGGCAAGACGAGCCTGGCGCTCGGCCTCATGGCCGCGCTCGGGCGCCGGGGCCTGCGCGTGGCGCCCTTCAAGTGCGGGCCGGACTTCATCGACCCCGCGCACCACGAGCGCGCCTGCGGCCGCGCCTCCCACAACCTGGACGGCTGGATGTGCGGCCGCTCGGGCGTGGAGGAGATCTTCGCCCGCCACGCGCAGGACGCGGACGTGGCCGTGGTCGAGGGCGTGATGGGCCTCTTCGACGGCTTCTCGGGCCGCGACGAGGCGGGCTCCTCGGCCCAGGTGGCCAAGTGGCTCGGCCTGCCCGTGCTGCTCGCGGCGGACGCCTCGTCCATGGCCCGCTCGGCCGCGGCCATGGTCGGCGGCTACCTCGCCTTCGACCCCGCCCTGCCCTTCGTGGGCGTGGTCCTGAACCGCGTGGCCTCGCACAACCACGCCGAGCTCCTGCGCGAGGCCTGCGCCGACCTGCCCGCGCCGCTGCTCGGCCTGCTGCCGCGCGAGGAGGGGCTGGCCCTGCCCGCGCGCCATCTGGGGCTGGTGCTGCCCGGCGCGGACCACGGCGCAGAGGGGGCCGAGGACGCGGTGCGCGGGCGGCTGGCCGACTGGGTGGAGCGCTCGCTGGACCTGGACGCGCTGCTCGAACGGCTCCCCGACGTCTCGCCCGCCGCCCCGGTGCGGGACGCAGCCCGGCCCGCGGCGCCCCGCGCGCGCATCGCCGTGGCCCGCGACGCGGCCTTCCGCTTCTACTACCACGAGAACCTGCGCCTGCTGGAGGCGGCCGGGGCCGAGCTGCTGCCCTTCTCGCCCATCGCGGACAAGCGGCTGCCCGAGGGCGCGGACGGCCTCTACCTCGGCGGCGGCTACCCGGAGCTCTACGCCTACGACCTCTCGAACAACGCGGGGCTCAGGCGCGAGATCAGGCGCTTTTGCGAGGACGACCGCCCGGTCTACGCGGAATGCGGCGGCTTCATGTACCTCATGGACTCCATGGTGGACGTGAACGGCCTCACCTGCCGCATGGCCGGGGTCTTCCCCTTCGCCGCGCGCATGAACGAGCGCTTCGCGGGGCTCGGCTACCGCCAGGTGACGACCGCGGCGGACTCGCTCCTGGGCCCGGCCGGGACCCTGGCCCGGGGCCACGAGTTCCACTACTCCTCCATCCCGGACGAGGCCTACGCGCAGGCCGGGCTCTACGCCGTGGAGGACCGCAAGGGGCCGCGCGAGCGCCCGGACGGCTTTGCCGCGCACACCGTCGCGGCCTCCTACATCCACCTGCATTTCGGCTCCAACCCGCTGCTGGCCCGCCACTTCGCGGATGCCTGCGCCGCGGGCCGGGCGGGAGCCGCCGCAGCCCAGACCGCCGAGCCATGA
- a CDS encoding YdiY family protein: MTCFRLACRFASAFCLLLLLGAQARADTVVMKNGDRLSGMVVNMENGKLTLSTDYAGTLTIDWAAVARVESEKPMTVYAPDGEAKSRTVIETRTGKVEAVNANPGRWKVSADVSAGWINQTGNTDSQETRADAKVKARKDDDRYKLDGHFEWQQDDDTRTAYNWYAQPAYDRFLGEHLYWTFLGRLEHDEFQDLRLRKVLGTGPGWQILDNDIASLSVEFGPAYVWESYNGDRNDDDFPAARWQLSAEVWLWKDWVQFFHDDQILASFKASDEVLLESATGLRFPLTAGFNLTLEYDHDWRNNPAPGTRRTDDTTMLKLGYQFR, translated from the coding sequence GTGACTTGTTTTCGTCTCGCATGCCGCTTCGCGTCCGCCTTCTGCCTGCTGCTCCTGCTCGGCGCGCAGGCGCGGGCCGACACGGTGGTGATGAAGAACGGCGACCGGCTGAGCGGCATGGTCGTGAACATGGAGAACGGCAAGCTGACGCTTTCCACGGACTACGCCGGAACCCTGACCATCGACTGGGCGGCCGTGGCCCGGGTGGAGTCGGAAAAGCCCATGACCGTCTACGCGCCGGACGGCGAAGCAAAGAGCCGCACCGTCATCGAGACCCGGACCGGCAAGGTGGAGGCGGTCAACGCCAATCCCGGCCGCTGGAAGGTGAGCGCCGACGTCTCGGCCGGATGGATCAACCAGACCGGCAACACGGACTCCCAGGAGACCCGGGCCGACGCCAAGGTGAAGGCGCGCAAGGACGACGACCGCTACAAGCTCGACGGCCATTTCGAGTGGCAGCAGGACGACGACACGCGCACGGCGTACAACTGGTACGCCCAGCCCGCGTACGACCGCTTTTTGGGCGAGCATCTGTACTGGACCTTCCTCGGCCGCCTGGAGCACGACGAGTTCCAGGACCTGCGGCTGCGCAAGGTCCTGGGCACGGGGCCGGGCTGGCAGATACTGGACAACGACATCGCCAGCCTGTCCGTGGAGTTCGGCCCGGCCTACGTCTGGGAGAGCTACAACGGCGACCGCAACGACGACGACTTCCCGGCCGCGCGCTGGCAGCTCTCCGCAGAGGTCTGGCTGTGGAAGGACTGGGTGCAGTTCTTTCACGACGACCAGATCCTGGCCAGCTTCAAGGCGTCCGACGAGGTGCTGCTCGAGAGCGCCACGGGCCTTCGCTTCCCGCTCACGGCGGGCTTCAACCTGACCCTCGAGTACGACCACGACTGGCGCAACAACCCGGCCCCGGGCACCCGGCGGACCGACGACACGACCATGCTCAAGCTCGGCTACCAGTTCCGCTAG